A genomic window from Xenorhabdus cabanillasii includes:
- the rraB gene encoding ribonuclease E inhibitor RraB — translation MADPHALEEQREETRLIIEELLEDGSDPDALYIIEHHFSAEDFDLLEKAAVEAFKLGYEVTDAEELETEDRVVLMCCDVIGESRLDAELINVQVEQLMDLAEKIGVNYDGWGTYFEDPNAPDNEDDDGALFPDEDEPRLH, via the coding sequence ATGGCAGACCCACATGCATTAGAAGAACAGCGTGAAGAAACTCGCTTGATCATCGAAGAATTATTGGAAGATGGCAGTGATCCTGATGCGCTTTATATTATTGAACATCATTTTTCGGCAGAGGATTTTGATCTTCTGGAAAAAGCAGCTGTTGAAGCATTTAAACTTGGTTATGAAGTGACAGATGCGGAAGAGTTGGAAACAGAAGATCGCGTTGTTTTGATGTGTTGCGATGTGATCGGTGAAAGCCGTCTGGATGCTGAACTGATCAACGTACAGGTTGAGCAACTGATGGATCTGGCTGAAAAGATCGGCGTGAATTACGATGGTTGGGGTACATATTTTGAAGATCCGAATGCGCCGGATAATGAAGATGACGACGGTGCTCTTTTCCCGGATGAAGATGAACCCAGACTGCACTAA